One Shewanella sp. MR-4 DNA window includes the following coding sequences:
- a CDS encoding multifunctional CCA addition/repair protein, giving the protein MKIYLVGGAVRDSLLNLPIKDKDFMVVGATPEQMLQLGYRQVGKDFPVFLHPKTQQEYALARTERKVGLGYGGFSCYASPEVTLEQDLLRRDLTINAIAQDEAGNLHDPFHGIADIEARQLRHVSAAFSEDPLRVLRVARFAARFHGLGFEIAPETMALMQHMSQTEELTALTPERVWQEVDKSLGGPHPEVFFEVLRQCGALKVLFPEIDALFGVPQPEKWHPEIDTGLHTMMVLAQSSSMTEEKAVRFAALVHDLGKALSPKEHWPKHHGHGQKGLPVIKSLCERLRVPNEYRDLALLVSDQHQNVHQAFELRSETIIKLFDKADFWRKPERLKQLLLACIADMRGRTGFEHQPYPQSDYLNACFLAANNVDVKAIIAAGFQGAQIKEVVNSKRIEMVAQVKQHWPGAQAKETP; this is encoded by the coding sequence GTGAAAATTTATTTAGTGGGCGGAGCTGTACGAGACAGTCTGCTCAATCTCCCAATAAAAGATAAAGATTTTATGGTTGTTGGCGCCACTCCGGAGCAAATGCTGCAATTAGGCTATCGCCAGGTGGGTAAAGACTTCCCAGTCTTTTTGCACCCTAAAACCCAACAAGAATATGCTTTAGCGCGAACGGAGCGCAAAGTCGGCCTAGGCTATGGCGGTTTTAGCTGTTATGCCAGTCCGGAGGTCACCCTAGAGCAAGACCTACTGAGACGTGATTTAACCATTAATGCCATAGCTCAAGATGAGGCGGGTAATTTACACGATCCTTTTCATGGTATCGCGGACATAGAGGCACGACAGCTGCGGCATGTTTCGGCAGCCTTTTCAGAAGATCCACTGAGAGTATTACGGGTTGCCCGTTTTGCCGCACGTTTTCATGGATTAGGTTTCGAGATTGCCCCAGAAACCATGGCGTTAATGCAGCACATGAGTCAAACCGAAGAGTTAACCGCACTCACGCCTGAACGCGTCTGGCAAGAAGTCGATAAGAGTCTTGGCGGTCCTCACCCAGAAGTCTTCTTCGAAGTGCTACGCCAATGTGGCGCCTTGAAAGTCCTCTTTCCCGAGATTGATGCGCTGTTTGGCGTCCCTCAGCCTGAAAAATGGCACCCAGAAATAGATACGGGTTTGCACACTATGATGGTATTAGCCCAGTCCTCATCCATGACAGAGGAAAAAGCCGTGCGCTTCGCCGCCTTAGTGCACGATCTAGGTAAAGCATTAAGCCCCAAAGAACACTGGCCTAAACACCATGGCCATGGGCAAAAAGGACTGCCAGTGATTAAAAGCCTGTGTGAACGGCTGCGCGTGCCCAATGAGTATCGGGATCTAGCGCTTTTGGTAAGCGATCAACATCAGAATGTGCACCAAGCTTTTGAGTTAAGGAGCGAAACCATCATTAAACTGTTCGATAAAGCCGATTTTTGGCGTAAACCCGAACGACTAAAGCAACTTCTATTAGCCTGTATCGCCGATATGCGTGGTCGAACGGGATTCGAACATCAACCTTACCCACAGAGCGACTACCTCAATGCGTGTTTTTTAGCCGCCAATAATGTTGATGTAAAGGCAATCATTGCTGCAGGTTTTCAAGGTGCCCAGATAAAAGAGGTAGTCAATTCGAAGCGAATTGAAATGGTCGCTCAGGTAAAACAACATTGGCCAGGAGCACAGGCTAAAGAGACGCCATAA
- a CDS encoding Lpp/OprI family alanine-zipper lipoprotein, with translation MNKKVLMIAGLAMTALLGGCANTTALEESVATLGNKVDQLSADVSSLKSEQSKLSADVKDAKAAAMDAQAEAKRANDRLDNVASRYKK, from the coding sequence ATGAACAAAAAAGTACTGATGATTGCTGGTTTAGCAATGACTGCCCTACTAGGTGGTTGTGCAAACACTACTGCTCTGGAAGAAAGCGTTGCAACTCTGGGCAACAAAGTTGATCAATTATCAGCTGATGTTAGCTCTCTGAAATCAGAGCAAAGCAAACTGTCTGCAGACGTTAAAGATGCTAAAGCAGCAGCTATGGACGCACAAGCAGAAGCTAAGCGCGCTAACGACCGTCTAGACAACGTTGCTTCTCGTTACAAGAAGTAA
- a CDS encoding putative RNA methyltransferase: MDLQFQCPTCGSALMQHQASQGFYCANKHHFDKNEAGYWIFTKPARQKPTGDSRQQVRAKRFLLESGIFAPLIEKMGAMIATHLKADDCLLDYECAEGFYLRALASVLPRLTNGLNVQYSGVADAENTIFAAAKAQTPATLCLSTSKVLPFADNCIDVITVIDKPMKGKECVRVLKEQGFILQVIPGARHLWQIRECIYPELTEKTVQINLPSALIVKDQHRLQFSLSVTGEQALVLLDMTPYAWRASEQVKRLIRTRTFDALEIDFVLVLAQKSLIGS; this comes from the coding sequence ATGGACCTTCAATTTCAATGTCCTACCTGTGGTTCGGCACTGATGCAGCATCAGGCATCCCAAGGTTTTTACTGTGCGAATAAGCATCATTTTGATAAAAACGAGGCGGGATATTGGATTTTTACTAAACCGGCACGGCAAAAGCCGACTGGCGACTCTCGCCAACAAGTAAGGGCGAAGCGATTCCTGCTTGAGTCAGGGATTTTTGCACCTTTGATCGAAAAAATGGGCGCGATGATTGCTACTCATCTCAAGGCAGATGATTGCCTGTTGGATTACGAGTGCGCTGAGGGCTTCTACTTGCGCGCTTTAGCTTCGGTGCTACCTAGGCTTACAAATGGATTAAACGTCCAGTACAGTGGCGTAGCGGACGCAGAAAATACTATTTTTGCTGCGGCCAAAGCGCAAACCCCTGCAACACTGTGCTTAAGCACCTCAAAAGTGCTGCCTTTTGCCGATAATTGTATCGATGTGATCACAGTGATCGATAAGCCGATGAAGGGGAAAGAATGTGTGCGAGTGCTCAAGGAGCAGGGATTCATCTTACAGGTGATCCCCGGCGCTCGTCATTTGTGGCAAATAAGGGAGTGTATTTATCCGGAACTGACTGAAAAAACTGTTCAAATAAATTTACCTTCAGCATTAATAGTCAAAGACCAACACCGATTGCAATTCAGCTTGTCGGTAACGGGCGAACAAGCTTTGGTCTTACTCGATATGACACCCTATGCGTGGCGTGCCTCTGAGCAGGTCAAACGGCTAATTCGGACGCGAACGTTCGATGCTCTCGAAATTGACTTTGTTTTAGTCTTGGCGCAAAAGTCTTTAATTGGGTCTTAA
- a CDS encoding undecaprenyl-diphosphate phosphatase, translated as MDTFQVIILALIQGLTEFLPISSSAHLILPAQLLGWEDQGLSFDVAVNTGSLFAVVIYFRNELWAMFKAWIASMVKGQHSDDSKLAWWIILATLPAVFFGFIAKDFIETHLRSAGVIAVTTIVFGLLLWWADKMSRRDLTVYQTGWRKALLIGFAQALALIPGTSRSGATMTAALMLGLSRDAAARFSFLMSVPVSLGAAILVGKDLAESPLPIDFQALTLGTVISFVAAYLCIHYFLKIISRMGMTPFVIYRLILGAVLCGFIFL; from the coding sequence ATGGATACGTTTCAGGTAATTATTTTAGCTTTAATTCAAGGGTTAACAGAGTTCCTCCCCATTTCTAGTTCGGCGCACCTTATCCTACCCGCACAGCTTCTAGGCTGGGAAGACCAAGGCTTGTCCTTCGACGTCGCCGTGAACACTGGGTCATTATTCGCCGTAGTGATTTATTTTCGCAATGAACTCTGGGCCATGTTCAAGGCCTGGATTGCCAGCATGGTGAAAGGTCAACATTCCGATGACAGTAAGTTGGCGTGGTGGATCATTCTTGCCACTTTACCCGCAGTCTTTTTTGGTTTTATCGCCAAAGACTTTATCGAAACCCATTTGCGCAGTGCAGGCGTGATTGCCGTGACCACTATCGTCTTTGGTTTATTGCTCTGGTGGGCAGATAAGATGTCGCGCCGTGATTTAACTGTGTATCAAACTGGGTGGCGCAAGGCGTTGTTAATCGGTTTTGCGCAGGCGCTGGCATTAATTCCTGGTACTTCTCGCTCGGGCGCAACCATGACCGCCGCGCTCATGTTAGGCCTTAGCCGCGATGCGGCTGCGCGTTTCTCCTTCCTTATGTCTGTGCCCGTTAGCTTAGGCGCTGCCATTTTAGTGGGTAAAGATTTAGCTGAGAGCCCACTGCCCATTGATTTTCAAGCACTGACACTCGGTACTGTGATTTCATTTGTAGCCGCTTATCTTTGTATTCACTATTTCTTAAAAATCATCAGCCGTATGGGTATGACGCCATTTGTGATTTACCGCCTCATCCTCGGTGCTGTGTTATGTGGATTTATCTTCCTATAA
- the folK gene encoding 2-amino-4-hydroxy-6-hydroxymethyldihydropteridine diphosphokinase: protein MARIYISLGSNIEPSRYLKAGLLSLREHFGPLQLSSMYESEAVGFDGTNFLNMVACAQTSLNIAEVVAQFKQIEQNHGRLVGAKKFSPRTLDIDLLLYDDVVCQTPVVLPRAEIVTNAFVLWPLAEIAPNLVHPLQQKTYAAMWDEYDKASQKLWPVAFEWPHGLTF, encoded by the coding sequence ATGGCACGTATATACATTAGTTTAGGCAGTAATATAGAACCTTCTCGCTATCTGAAGGCGGGCTTGCTGTCATTACGGGAGCACTTTGGTCCACTGCAGCTTTCCTCTATGTATGAGAGTGAAGCCGTAGGGTTTGATGGTACTAACTTTTTAAATATGGTGGCCTGTGCACAAACGAGCCTGAATATTGCTGAGGTAGTTGCGCAGTTTAAGCAAATCGAGCAAAATCACGGCCGGTTGGTGGGGGCCAAAAAGTTTAGTCCAAGAACCTTAGATATTGACCTATTGCTTTACGATGATGTCGTTTGTCAGACCCCTGTGGTACTGCCCCGCGCCGAAATTGTTACTAATGCTTTTGTGCTTTGGCCTTTAGCGGAAATCGCCCCCAATTTGGTTCACCCATTGCAGCAGAAAACCTATGCCGCAATGTGGGATGAATATGATAAAGCATCGCAAAAGCTGTGGCCTGTAGCCTTTGAATGGCCTCATGGGCTCACTTTTTAA
- the folB gene encoding dihydroneopterin aldolase: MDKVLIRQLRIDTVIGVYEWEKKIQQSLFLDLDMAWDNKAAAATDDYQYALCYETVSNRLTQLVTEKPIELIETVAERVAECLLSEFKVSWVKVVVMKPGAVPSASAVGVEIERSR, from the coding sequence ATGGATAAAGTGCTTATTCGACAATTACGTATTGATACTGTGATTGGCGTCTATGAATGGGAAAAGAAAATCCAGCAAAGCCTGTTTTTGGATCTCGACATGGCTTGGGATAATAAGGCCGCCGCGGCAACCGACGACTATCAATACGCCCTCTGCTATGAGACGGTATCTAATCGCCTGACTCAACTTGTCACCGAAAAGCCTATCGAGTTAATCGAAACCGTTGCCGAGCGGGTCGCCGAGTGCTTACTCAGTGAGTTTAAGGTGAGTTGGGTCAAAGTGGTGGTGATGAAACCCGGAGCAGTGCCTTCAGCCTCTGCTGTTGGGGTCGAGATTGAGCGCTCGCGTTAA
- the plsY gene encoding glycerol-3-phosphate 1-O-acyltransferase PlsY yields the protein MSQLTLTLLMIVAAYLAGSVSSAVLVCRMRGLPDPRSQGSGNPGATNVLRIGGASSAAMVLFFDMLKGALPTYLAYLMGIDAISLGLIAIAACLGHIYPIFFGFKGGKGVATAFGAMAPIGDDLAICLMASWVVLVLISRYSSLAAIITALLAPLYTWWLDDRFTIPVAMLSTLIIIRHKENIQRLLKGEESKVSRKKRPKTP from the coding sequence GTGAGTCAATTAACACTGACACTTTTGATGATTGTGGCCGCCTATTTAGCCGGTTCTGTCTCAAGTGCTGTGCTAGTGTGTAGGATGAGAGGCCTACCCGACCCCAGATCACAGGGTTCTGGCAACCCCGGAGCCACCAATGTGCTGCGCATCGGCGGTGCAAGCTCGGCTGCCATGGTGTTATTTTTCGATATGCTTAAGGGCGCCTTGCCCACTTATCTTGCCTATTTAATGGGAATTGACGCCATATCCCTCGGTCTGATCGCAATCGCCGCCTGTCTTGGCCATATCTATCCGATATTTTTTGGTTTTAAAGGGGGCAAAGGTGTGGCGACCGCTTTTGGTGCCATGGCGCCGATTGGCGATGACTTGGCCATTTGCTTGATGGCTTCTTGGGTCGTCTTAGTCCTGATCAGCCGCTACTCTTCCCTCGCCGCGATTATCACTGCCCTGCTGGCGCCACTTTATACTTGGTGGCTGGACGACAGATTTACCATTCCCGTCGCCATGCTCTCGACGCTGATTATCATCCGCCATAAAGAAAATATTCAACGGCTGCTGAAAGGTGAAGAGTCTAAAGTGTCACGTAAAAAGCGTCCTAAAACACCTTAG
- the tsaD gene encoding tRNA (adenosine(37)-N6)-threonylcarbamoyltransferase complex transferase subunit TsaD has product MRVLGIETSCDETGIAVYDDKLGLLSHALYSQVKLHADYGGVVPELASRDHVRKIVPLIRQALKNANTEIADLDGIAYTKGPGLIGALLVGACVGRSLAFAWNKPAIGVHHMEGHLLAPMLEDDAPEFPFVALLVSGGHSMLVKVDGIGLYEVLGESVDDAAGEAFDKTAKLMGLDYPGGPRLAKLAAKGEPAGYQFPRPMTDRPGLDFSFSGLKTFTANTIAAEPDDEQTRANIARAFEEAVVDTLAIKCRRALKQTGYNRLVIAGGVSANTRLRETLAEMMTSIGGRVYYPRGEFCTDNGAMIAFAGLQRLKAGQQEDLAVKGQPRWPLDTLPPVA; this is encoded by the coding sequence ATGCGGGTTCTAGGTATTGAGACATCTTGTGACGAGACAGGTATTGCCGTCTATGACGATAAGCTGGGGTTACTCTCCCATGCTTTATATAGTCAGGTTAAGTTGCATGCGGATTATGGTGGGGTAGTGCCTGAACTGGCTTCCCGCGACCATGTGCGCAAAATTGTCCCGCTGATCCGCCAAGCGTTGAAAAACGCCAATACCGAGATTGCCGATTTAGATGGCATTGCCTACACCAAAGGCCCTGGCCTTATCGGTGCTTTATTAGTGGGCGCTTGTGTTGGCCGCTCACTTGCCTTTGCTTGGAACAAGCCCGCCATCGGTGTGCATCATATGGAAGGGCATCTGCTGGCGCCAATGCTGGAAGACGATGCGCCTGAGTTTCCCTTTGTTGCACTATTAGTATCAGGTGGCCACTCTATGTTAGTAAAGGTTGATGGCATCGGCCTTTATGAAGTTTTAGGTGAGTCGGTGGATGATGCCGCCGGTGAAGCCTTCGACAAAACCGCTAAGCTAATGGGGCTGGATTACCCCGGCGGTCCACGGCTTGCGAAACTGGCCGCCAAAGGTGAGCCTGCAGGTTATCAATTTCCGCGGCCAATGACCGATAGACCCGGGCTCGATTTTAGCTTCTCAGGCCTGAAAACCTTTACCGCCAATACCATTGCCGCCGAGCCAGATGATGAGCAAACCCGCGCCAACATCGCCCGAGCCTTTGAAGAAGCGGTTGTGGATACCCTCGCGATAAAATGTCGCCGCGCGTTAAAACAAACGGGCTATAACCGTTTAGTGATCGCGGGTGGCGTGAGCGCCAACACACGCTTACGGGAAACCTTGGCCGAGATGATGACCTCTATCGGTGGCCGAGTTTATTATCCTCGCGGCGAGTTTTGTACTGACAACGGCGCCATGATTGCTTTCGCTGGCCTGCAGCGTTTAAAGGCGGGGCAGCAGGAAGACTTAGCGGTCAAAGGTCAACCGAGATGGCCGCTCGATACCTTACCGCCAGTTGCGTGA
- the rpsU gene encoding 30S ribosomal protein S21, translating into MPIIKVRENEPFDVALRRFKRSCEKAGILADVRAREFYEKPTTARKRAKAAAVKRLAKKLSRENARRVRLY; encoded by the coding sequence ATGCCAATTATTAAAGTACGTGAAAACGAACCATTCGACGTAGCTCTGCGTCGTTTCAAGCGCTCTTGTGAAAAAGCTGGTATTTTAGCCGACGTGCGTGCTCGTGAATTCTACGAGAAGCCAACTACTGCACGTAAGCGCGCAAAAGCAGCTGCAGTTAAACGTTTAGCTAAAAAGCTTTCTCGCGAAAACGCACGTCGCGTACGTTTATACTAA
- a CDS encoding GatB/YqeY domain-containing protein: MSLIDQLKDHMKQAMIAKEKARLGTIRMALAAIKQIEVDTRETLNDEQVIAVLTKMVKQRRDSIAQYEAAGRNELAAAEAEEIQVIETFLPTPLSEAEIAAFIDAAIAEIGASSMADMGKVMGALKPKVQGRADMGAIGAMIRAKLQ, from the coding sequence ATGAGCCTAATTGATCAGCTAAAAGACCATATGAAACAGGCCATGATCGCCAAAGAGAAGGCGAGATTGGGCACTATTCGTATGGCACTTGCAGCCATTAAACAGATTGAAGTGGATACCCGCGAAACTCTGAATGATGAGCAGGTTATAGCTGTCTTAACCAAAATGGTGAAACAACGTCGCGATTCGATTGCTCAATATGAAGCAGCGGGTCGTAACGAGTTGGCCGCAGCAGAAGCAGAAGAGATTCAAGTCATTGAAACTTTCCTGCCAACTCCCCTCTCTGAGGCGGAAATTGCCGCGTTCATCGATGCCGCTATTGCTGAAATAGGCGCATCCTCCATGGCGGATATGGGCAAAGTAATGGGAGCATTAAAACCTAAAGTTCAAGGACGTGCAGACATGGGCGCTATCGGCGCTATGATCCGTGCAAAATTGCAATAA
- the dnaG gene encoding DNA primase, translated as MAIPRDFINELIARTDIVELIDRKVPLKKAGKNYSACCPFHSEKSPSFTVSRDKQFYHCFGCGAHGNAIDFVMEYDRLDFVDAIEDLAGQLGLEVPREQGSGKRQDDGLSRDLYRLMEEASRFFQTQLRQHQDKQKVIDYLTYRGLSDDIVEHFGIGFAPDGWDGLLSRYRHSQDAQDKLLTTGMLISNDSGKRYDRFRDRLMFPIRDRRGRVIGFGGRVLGDGTPKYLNSPETPIFHKGNELYGLYELKQRHRDPDKVLIVEGYMDVVALAQYGVDFAVASLGTSTTAEQFQLLLRSAKEVICCYDGDRAGNEAAWRALETALPLLKPGDKVRFMFLPQSEDPDSMVRKIGKDAFEQMMESAITLPEFLFDTLATKFGTDKGNLAKQAFGLIEKIQDTVLQNLLLENLAHKLGMNSSDDMKKKLGFSVKQTKPTTSTGLKGRGTPLRLAIALLVQHPELGVGLSPQPALNHLQMPGIDLLPLLLELTREHRLNSAQLLEQFRDSPHSGTLHKLAQWDHQVADENLLEKFKQTLVWLNNQYIEQRYQELSLKQTHTKEEKIQLQKLISVMKGLN; from the coding sequence ATGGCAATACCTCGTGATTTTATCAATGAGCTAATCGCTCGCACCGACATTGTCGAACTTATCGACCGCAAGGTGCCCTTGAAAAAGGCGGGTAAAAACTACTCGGCCTGTTGTCCTTTTCATAGCGAAAAATCACCTTCGTTTACCGTTAGCCGCGATAAACAGTTTTATCATTGTTTTGGCTGCGGAGCCCACGGCAACGCCATCGATTTTGTGATGGAGTACGACAGACTCGACTTTGTCGATGCCATCGAAGATCTTGCCGGACAACTGGGCTTAGAAGTCCCAAGGGAACAAGGCTCGGGTAAACGCCAAGACGATGGCCTAAGCCGTGATCTATACCGATTAATGGAAGAAGCGAGCCGCTTTTTTCAAACTCAATTAAGACAACACCAAGATAAACAAAAAGTTATCGACTACCTCACCTATCGCGGATTATCCGATGATATTGTTGAGCATTTTGGGATTGGTTTTGCGCCCGACGGTTGGGATGGCTTATTAAGCCGCTACCGACACAGTCAAGATGCACAGGATAAACTCCTGACCACAGGCATGCTGATCAGTAATGACAGCGGTAAAAGATACGACAGATTCCGTGACCGCCTGATGTTTCCTATTCGCGACCGCCGTGGTCGTGTGATTGGATTTGGTGGCAGAGTATTGGGAGATGGCACCCCCAAGTACTTGAATTCGCCAGAAACGCCCATATTTCATAAGGGCAATGAACTCTATGGCCTGTACGAGCTAAAGCAACGTCATCGCGATCCCGATAAGGTACTGATCGTCGAAGGCTATATGGACGTGGTTGCCCTCGCTCAATATGGCGTGGATTTCGCGGTCGCCTCCCTTGGCACTTCGACAACGGCGGAACAATTCCAATTGCTGCTGCGTAGTGCAAAGGAAGTGATTTGTTGTTATGACGGCGATAGAGCCGGTAATGAGGCCGCCTGGCGCGCCTTAGAAACCGCTTTACCCCTACTAAAACCTGGGGACAAAGTGCGTTTTATGTTTTTACCTCAATCAGAAGATCCGGATTCAATGGTTCGTAAGATTGGTAAAGACGCCTTCGAGCAAATGATGGAAAGTGCCATCACGCTGCCCGAATTTTTGTTTGATACATTAGCGACGAAATTTGGTACCGATAAAGGTAACTTAGCCAAACAAGCCTTTGGCCTAATTGAAAAAATTCAAGATACTGTGCTGCAAAACCTACTGCTTGAGAACTTAGCTCACAAATTAGGCATGAACAGCTCAGACGATATGAAGAAAAAACTGGGTTTTAGTGTCAAACAAACTAAGCCCACTACATCAACGGGACTCAAAGGACGCGGTACGCCATTGCGACTTGCCATCGCCTTGTTAGTACAGCATCCCGAGCTAGGAGTGGGATTATCCCCACAACCGGCATTAAACCATCTGCAAATGCCAGGCATCGACTTGCTGCCATTGCTGTTGGAATTAACACGAGAGCATAGGTTAAACAGCGCACAACTACTTGAGCAATTCAGAGACAGCCCCCACAGCGGGACGCTGCATAAATTAGCCCAATGGGACCATCAAGTGGCGGATGAAAACCTGCTCGAAAAGTTTAAACAGACCCTGGTTTGGTTGAACAATCAATATATTGAACAACGATATCAGGAATTGAGTCTAAAACAGACCCATACTAAGGAAGAGAAGATCCAGCTGCAGAAGCTGATCTCAGTCATGAAAGGACTAAACTGA
- the rpoD gene encoding RNA polymerase sigma factor RpoD: MDHTPQSQLKLLLAKGKEQGYLTYAEVNDHLPADMVDSDQIEDIIQMINDMGIRVFEEAPDADDMMMSEDNTDEDAAEEAAAALATVESELGRTTDPVRMYMREMGTVELLTREGEIVIAKRIEEGINTVQSSVAEYPQAIAMILEQYDQYEADELRLSDIISGFVNPDEEDLGPTATHIGSELSEEDLDDEDDDEEDEDEDGDGDGDDDGNKGPDPEEARERFGQLRTAYENALKIIEAKGREHPESIKALFEIGEIFKEFRLVPKQFDRLVKSMRSMMDRVRVQERLLMKLCVEQAKMPKKNFVKFFTGNETNLDWFDAEKNSNKPYAEGLKMVEEDVQRCRSKLAAIEEETGLVIAAIKDINRRMSIGEAKARRAKKEMVEANLRLVISIAKKYTNRGLQFLDLIQEGNIGLMKAVDKFEYRRGYKFSTYATWWIRQAITRSIADQARTIRIPVHMIETINKLNRISRQMLQEMGREPSPEELAERMMMPEDKIRKVLKIAKEPISMETPIGDDEDSHLGDFIEDTTLELPLDSATSESLKSATHEVLAGLTAREAKVLRMRFGIDMNTDHTLEEVGKQFDVTRERIRQIEAKALRKLRHPSRSEILKSFLDE; this comes from the coding sequence ATGGATCATACTCCGCAGTCGCAACTCAAGCTGTTGCTTGCCAAAGGTAAAGAGCAAGGTTACTTAACCTATGCAGAAGTGAACGATCACTTACCTGCAGACATGGTCGATTCTGACCAGATCGAAGATATTATCCAGATGATAAATGACATGGGTATTCGGGTGTTTGAAGAAGCGCCAGATGCCGATGACATGATGATGTCGGAAGACAACACAGACGAAGATGCAGCGGAAGAAGCCGCAGCCGCCCTTGCCACAGTAGAAAGTGAGCTAGGCCGTACCACAGACCCTGTGCGTATGTACATGCGCGAAATGGGTACCGTTGAACTGCTGACCCGTGAAGGCGAAATTGTTATCGCCAAACGCATCGAAGAAGGCATCAACACAGTTCAAAGCTCTGTCGCAGAATACCCACAAGCGATCGCCATGATCCTTGAACAGTACGACCAATACGAAGCCGACGAACTGCGCCTGTCTGATATTATCTCTGGATTTGTTAACCCGGACGAAGAAGACCTAGGCCCAACCGCAACCCATATCGGCTCTGAATTATCGGAAGAAGATCTTGATGATGAAGATGACGATGAAGAAGATGAAGACGAAGACGGTGATGGCGACGGCGATGACGATGGCAACAAGGGTCCCGATCCTGAAGAGGCGCGTGAACGCTTTGGCCAATTAAGAACGGCCTACGAAAATGCCCTTAAAATCATCGAAGCCAAAGGTCGTGAACATCCTGAATCGATCAAAGCACTGTTTGAAATCGGTGAGATTTTCAAAGAGTTCCGCCTAGTACCCAAGCAGTTCGACCGCTTAGTAAAAAGCATGCGTTCTATGATGGACCGTGTTCGTGTACAAGAGCGTCTGCTGATGAAGCTCTGTGTCGAACAGGCCAAGATGCCGAAGAAGAATTTTGTTAAGTTCTTCACCGGTAACGAAACCAATTTAGATTGGTTCGATGCTGAAAAGAACTCGAACAAGCCTTATGCCGAAGGCTTAAAAATGGTTGAAGAAGACGTTCAGCGTTGCCGTAGCAAGCTGGCCGCCATCGAAGAAGAAACTGGCTTAGTCATTGCTGCCATTAAAGACATCAACCGTCGTATGTCAATCGGTGAAGCCAAGGCTCGCCGTGCGAAGAAAGAGATGGTTGAGGCAAACTTACGTCTGGTAATTTCTATCGCGAAGAAATACACCAACCGTGGTCTGCAATTCTTGGACTTAATTCAAGAAGGTAACATCGGTTTGATGAAGGCAGTTGATAAGTTCGAATACCGTCGTGGTTACAAGTTTTCGACCTATGCGACTTGGTGGATCCGTCAGGCAATCACCCGCTCAATCGCGGACCAAGCCCGTACAATCCGTATTCCAGTACACATGATCGAAACCATCAACAAGCTGAACCGTATCTCTCGCCAAATGTTACAGGAAATGGGTCGTGAGCCTTCTCCTGAAGAACTGGCAGAGCGTATGATGATGCCGGAAGATAAGATCCGTAAGGTACTGAAAATCGCTAAAGAACCTATCTCCATGGAAACCCCAATAGGTGACGATGAAGATTCGCATTTAGGTGATTTTATCGAGGATACTACCCTCGAATTACCACTGGACAGCGCCACTAGCGAAAGCCTGAAGAGCGCGACCCATGAGGTATTAGCTGGCCTAACAGCCCGTGAAGCGAAAGTACTGCGTATGCGTTTTGGTATCGACATGAATACCGACCACACGCTGGAAGAAGTGGGTAAACAATTTGACGTGACCCGTGAACGTATCCGTCAAATTGAGGCGAAAGCCCTGCGTAAACTACGCCACCCTTCACGCTCGGAAATCTTAAAGTCATTCTTAGACGAATAG